The Obesumbacterium proteus DNA window AAGGTAGATATCGAGCATGATCCACTCTTTTAATCTGTCTAGCATCAATAAGACCGGGCGCAGATTCATCCCCAGTTTATGCCCGAACCGCAGATAGAGAATGGAGAGTGGCAGCGTCAGCGGGGCACCTACGGTACAAAATGCCACCATGCTGGCCGTGACCGGATCGCCTTGGATCGCCATTTGCCAAATGCCTTCAATCAGGCTGGCGTAAATTGTCGTTCCCAGCAGGCGGATTTGAATCAGCGGTTCATTTAAGGCAAATGGCATCAGGAGCAAAATTGCGATGGACAGCGCGGTTAAGCGCGTCATTGACCAATCCCGCCCAGAGCAAATTTTGGCACAGCAACGTGGACAATATGCGGTATGGTTTTTATCCAACTCAGGAAGTTGGAAAACGTAGTCGCATTCGTGACATCGTTTGATGTGTTGTTCTGGTAGCGCGGTTATTCGAGTGATATTCATTCAGAAACGCAGGATGGATGGCGCAAGGGGTGAAAGTATCGCATTGATGGCCTTAAAACAGAATGGTTGTTATCAAAATGTAGGTCGAACTCATGTAAAGATACAATGTGTAACGAGTTAATGTGTAGTGATGTTGGATAGGCCTTGTGTGATAACGCATTTAATGCTTATTTTATGTGACGTATTCGAGCCTTATGGCTACCGCCCAGTAACAAGATAACGAGATTTACATGAGTAAAAAAGAGTTTTATACCGATTTAGCGCGTGATTTAGCTGCCCTCAGCAGCGGCGAATATAACTTTATCGCAACATTATCTAACGCAAGTGCGCTAATTTATGAGCGATTAGAGGATGTTAACTGGGTCGGATTCTATTTGGTTGATGGAAATACGCTGGTACTTGCGCCTTTCCAAGGGAAATTAGCCTGTGTGCGAATTCCTGTTGGTAAAGGTGTATGTGGTACTGCGTTTGCCAAAAATGAGATCCAACGCGTTGCCGATGTGCACGCTTTTGCCGGTCATATTGCCTGTGACGCAGCCAGTAATGCTGAAATTGTGCTACCTATTGAGGTGAACGGACAAGTTATTGGGGTTTTAGATATCGATAGCACAGTTTATGACCGATTCGATGAAGAAGATGAAAATGGTTTAAAATCAGTGGTTTCCGCTCTTTCTGAACACTTGAAAGAGTGCGACAGCACAAAATTTGTGACATTTGCATAAGGTTGTCGTGCGTATGGCGTGGCTTTTGGCGGTAGCGCCATTATAATGTCGCCTGTTCATGCCATCGCTGGTTGGCAAACCCGTTGTAATCAGGAAATTTCATGGAAAATCAACCCAAGTTGAATAGTAGTAAAGAAGTCATTGCATTTTTAGCCCAGCGTTTCCCGCAGTGCTTTAGCGCAGAGGGCGAAGCACGTCCGTTGAAAATCGGTATCTTTCAGGATCTGGTTGAGCGGATGCAGGGAGATGAAAACGGACTGAGCAAGACTCAGCTACGTTCAGCGCTCCGTCTGTACACCTCAAGCTGGCGTTATCTGCACGGCGTGAAAGTGGGTGCGGAACGAGTCGATCTTGACGGTAATTCGTGTGGTGTGCTGGAAGAGCAGCATGTGGAACACGCTCGTCAACAGTTAGAAGAAGCCAAAGCGCGAGTTCAAGCACAACGTGCAGAACAGCAGGCGAAAAAACGTGAGGCAGGGGAAACGACTGAGAATCGTCGCCCACGTCCAGCGGGTAAAAAACCTGCTGCACGTCGTACCGATGCTGCTAACGGCGATAAAGAAGCGCGTAAACCACGCACTCCTCGTCCGCAACAGGATCGCACGCCTCGCGCGAACACAGAATCAGCTAAACCGCGTGCTGTGCCGGTGACTGACATTACTAAACTGACCGTAGGTCAGGGCGTAAAAGTCAGCGCAGGTAAAAGTGCGATGGACGCTTCCGTATTGGAAATCACCAAAGATGGTGTACGCGTTCAGCTTTCTAACGGTCTGGCGATGATTGTGCGCGCAGAACACTTGCAGTTCTGATACGGAGGCCAGCCAAGGCATGAACAAATTTTTCAGGGTATCAGCGATAGCCCTGGCGTTATTCGCTGGTGCCAGCTTTGCGGCTGATAATGTTGCTTACAACATTAATCAGTTACCGCAGTTGCACCAAGAGCCGCAGCACGCGACCGTCAGTGAACGGGTGACGTCACGTTTTACGCGCTCTCATTATCGTCAGTTCGATTTGAACGATGATTTTTCTAAAAAGATCTTTGCTCGCTACCTCAATATGTTGGACTACAACCATAACGTGTTGTTGGCCTCTGACGTTGCGCAGTTCAAAGACCGTGAGACGGCGCTGGATGATGAGTTAAAATCCGGCCAATTAGATACCGCCTATGCGCTGTTTAATTTGGCTCAAAAACGTCGCTTCGAACGCTACGAATATGCACTCTCTTTGCTGAAATCCCCGATGACTTTCGACGGCAACGACACCATTGATGTCGACCGTAGTAAATCACCGTGGCCAACCAGCACGGAAGAGTTGAATAAGCTTTGGACCGCCAAAGTTAAATACGATGAATTGAACCTGAAACTGGCCGGTAAAGATTGGCCAGAGATTCAAAAAATCCTGACCAAACGCTATCAGTTTGCGATTAAACGCCTCACCCAAAGCAAAAGTGAAGACGTTTTCCAACTGTTCATGAATGCGTTTGCGCACGAGATTGATCCCCATACCAACTATCTGTCTCCGCGTAACACCGAGCAATTCAATACCGAAATGAGCCTGTCTCTGGAAGGTATTGGCGCCGTGCTACAGCAGACCGAAGACGATTACACCCAGATTAACTCAATGGTTGCCGGTGGACCTGCGGCGAAGAGTAAATCTCTCAAGGTTGGCGATCGCATCGTTGGCGTTGGACAGCCGGGTAAACCGATGGTGGATGTGATTGGCTGGCGTCTTGATGACGTGGTTGAGCTGATCAAGGGGCCAAAAGGCAGCAAAGTTCGTTTGGAAATTCTGCCAGCAGGCAAGGGGACCAAAACACGCACTATCACGTTAACCCGTGAACGGATCCGCTTGGAAGATCGCGCGGTGAAAATGAGCGTGAAAACCGTCGATGGCAAGAAAGTCGGGGTTCTGGATATTCCTGGCTTCTACGTCGGTCTGACCGACGACGTCAAAGTACAGCTGCAGAAGCTAGAAAAACAGAACGTGAGCAGCGTGATTATCGATCTGCGCAGCAACGGCGGCGGTGCGTTAACCGAAGCAGTATCGCTTTCTGGCCTGTTTATTCCTAGCGGTCCTGTTGTTCAGGTACGTGATAATAACGGTAAAATTCGTGAAGATGCGGACACCGACGGCGTTGTTTACTACAAAGGCCCGCTGGTCGTTCTGGTTGATCGCTTCAGTGCGTCAGCGTCTGAAATCTTCGCGGCGGCTATGCAGGATTACGATCGCGCGCTGATCGTCGGTGAACCCACCTTCGGTAAAGGTACCGTGCAGCAATATCGTTCGGTAAACCGTATTTACGATCAGATGCTGCGTCCTGAATGGCCGGAGCTGGGCTCGGTTCAATACACTATCCAGAAGTTTTACCGCATTAACGGCGGTAGTACGCAGCGCAAAGGCGTGACGCCGGATATTATTATGCCGACGGGGCTGGAGTCGATTGATACTGGCGAAAGCTTTGAAGACAACGCCTTGCCTTGGGATAGCATCAAAGCAGCTACCTACGATAAAGCAGGTGACGTGCAGAAGTTTGATCCGGTGCTGTTAGCCGATCACAACCAGCGCATCGCTTCGAATCCTGAGTTCCAATACATTGAGCAAGACATTGCTCACTATAAAGCACTCAAAGATCGTAAAAATATCGTCTCTCTTAACTATGCTCAGCGTGAGAAAGAGAATAAAGATGATGATGCAACGCGCCTGAAACGCATTAATGAACGCCTGAAAGTTGCGGGTAAAAAGCCAATTAAATCACTTGATGATTTGCCAAAAGATTATCAAGAGCCAGATCCTTACTTGGATGAAACGGTAAAAATTGCGCTTGATCTTGCTCAGCAAATGCAGGGCAGCTCAAAATAAGCGAGCACGGCAACAGTAAAAAGAGCGAGAAATCGCTCTTTTTTTATGCCCGTTGCCTTGGCGATATGGTGAGTAAATAGTCAATTATGTGATTTTTAGTACGTCAAATTGTAAAGTTATGTTTCTTTAGTGTGTTATTGCTTAACACCACTTGAATCCCGCGCAGATGGCCTTACGATCTATACACTAAATCATTCGAGTTGCATGAAAGCGGCAAACAGTTCTTATCAACAGACAATAGCTGTTAGCGCTTCTGCCACTTGAAGTAAAACGAGTATATGCATCGCATAATGCGTGCTCCATAAATGAGGATTAATAAATAACATGATGCGTATCGCTTTGTTCCTGCTAACCAACCTGGCTGTCATGCTGGTGTTTGGTGTGGTGTTAAGCCTGACAGGGATCCAGTCCAGCAGCGTGCAAGGGCTGATGGTGATGGCACTGCTGTTCGGCTTTGGTGGTTCTAT harbors:
- the prc gene encoding carboxy terminal-processing peptidase, whose protein sequence is MNKFFRVSAIALALFAGASFAADNVAYNINQLPQLHQEPQHATVSERVTSRFTRSHYRQFDLNDDFSKKIFARYLNMLDYNHNVLLASDVAQFKDRETALDDELKSGQLDTAYALFNLAQKRRFERYEYALSLLKSPMTFDGNDTIDVDRSKSPWPTSTEELNKLWTAKVKYDELNLKLAGKDWPEIQKILTKRYQFAIKRLTQSKSEDVFQLFMNAFAHEIDPHTNYLSPRNTEQFNTEMSLSLEGIGAVLQQTEDDYTQINSMVAGGPAAKSKSLKVGDRIVGVGQPGKPMVDVIGWRLDDVVELIKGPKGSKVRLEILPAGKGTKTRTITLTRERIRLEDRAVKMSVKTVDGKKVGVLDIPGFYVGLTDDVKVQLQKLEKQNVSSVIIDLRSNGGGALTEAVSLSGLFIPSGPVVQVRDNNGKIREDADTDGVVYYKGPLVVLVDRFSASASEIFAAAMQDYDRALIVGEPTFGKGTVQQYRSVNRIYDQMLRPEWPELGSVQYTIQKFYRINGGSTQRKGVTPDIIMPTGLESIDTGESFEDNALPWDSIKAATYDKAGDVQKFDPVLLADHNQRIASNPEFQYIEQDIAHYKALKDRKNIVSLNYAQREKENKDDDATRLKRINERLKVAGKKPIKSLDDLPKDYQEPDPYLDETVKIALDLAQQMQGSSK
- a CDS encoding GAF domain-containing protein — translated: MSKKEFYTDLARDLAALSSGEYNFIATLSNASALIYERLEDVNWVGFYLVDGNTLVLAPFQGKLACVRIPVGKGVCGTAFAKNEIQRVADVHAFAGHIACDAASNAEIVLPIEVNGQVIGVLDIDSTVYDRFDEEDENGLKSVVSALSEHLKECDSTKFVTFA
- the proQ gene encoding RNA chaperone ProQ; this encodes MENQPKLNSSKEVIAFLAQRFPQCFSAEGEARPLKIGIFQDLVERMQGDENGLSKTQLRSALRLYTSSWRYLHGVKVGAERVDLDGNSCGVLEEQHVEHARQQLEEAKARVQAQRAEQQAKKREAGETTENRRPRPAGKKPAARRTDAANGDKEARKPRTPRPQQDRTPRANTESAKPRAVPVTDITKLTVGQGVKVSAGKSAMDASVLEITKDGVRVQLSNGLAMIVRAEHLQF